In one window of Gossypium hirsutum isolate 1008001.06 chromosome A01, Gossypium_hirsutum_v2.1, whole genome shotgun sequence DNA:
- the LOC107905343 gene encoding probable glycosyltransferase At5g03795: MVKRFKTCCSSIKTSSSSSSSMRVVLLSVVIPLILLTSFLSFSLVSKRSFWGFSYTNPYSKTIKEGFSNETPIKNNSISSSSSSSSSSVAQQQQLLHVQYTLNDNRPLKHRRRRWYWSDLGRLERGLQRARAAIKEAINGSRLKDPDYSPDGPIYWNAKVFHRSYLEMEKQFKIYVYKEGEVPLFHDGPCRMIYTIEGQFINKMEINTKFRTHNPHHAHAFFLPYSVTRMRHFLHDLRSFGRIVTDYVNIITAKHPHWNRSLGADHFILACHDWGPYSSFYVPELVRNSIRALCNANTSERFNPMKDVSIPEINIRGNKLEGLNTGGLPPSKRSILAFFAGGNHGPIRPILFKHWKRKDQDIQVYEYLPKGLSYIDLMRKSKYCLCPSGYEVASPRVVEALYNGCVPVLISKDYVPPFSDVLDWKTFSVTVPIEEIWELKKRLMGIPERQYKRMQKRVVQVKRHFELNSTPKRYDVFHMILHSIWLRRLNVRLW, translated from the exons ATGGTGAAAAGGTTCAAAACTTGTTGCTCTTCCATtaaaacatcatcatcatcatcatcatccatgaGAGTAGTATTATTATCAGTGGTGATACCATTGATTTTGCTTACAAGCTTTCTATCTTTTTCATTAGTTTCAAAAAGGtccttttggggtttcagttaCACTAACCCTTACTCAAAAACCATAAAAGAAGGTTTTTCAAATGAGACCCCCATTAAAAACAActctatttcttcttcttcttcttcttcttcttcaagtgtTGCTCAACAGCAACAGCTCCTACATGTTCAATACACT TTAAATGATAATCGGCCATTGAAGCATAGAAGAAGAAGGTGGTATTGGAGTGATTTGGGTAGGTTGGAAAGAGGTCTACAAAGAGCAAGAGCTGCCATTAAAGAAGCTATAAATGGGAGTAGATTAAAAGACCCTGATTATAGCCCAGATGGTCCTATTTATTGGAATGCTAAAGTCTTTCACAG GAGCTACCTGGAAATGGAGAAACAGTTTAAGATATACGTGTACAAAGAAGGGGAGGTTCCATTATTTCACGACGGTCCATGCAGGATGATATACACCATAGAAGGACAATTCATCAATAAGATGGAAATCAATACAAAATTTCGCACCCACAATCCCCACCATGCCCATGCCTTCTTCTTACCTTACAGTGTCACAAGAATGCGCCATTTCCTTCATGATTTGCGTTCCTTTGGGAGGATCGTCACCGACTACGTCAACATCATCACCGCTAAACACCCACACTGGAACCGGAGCCTTGGCGCCGATCACTTCATCCTTGCTTGCCATGATTGG GGGCCTTATAGTAGCTTTTATGTTCCGGAGCTAGTGAGAAACTCAATTCGTGCTTTATGCAACGCGAACACCTCCGAAAGGTTCAATCCGATGAAAGATGTATCGATCCCAGAAATCAATATCAGAGGCAATAAACTCGAAGGGCTCAATACCGGTGGACTACCTCCATCGAAGCGTTCGATCTTAGCCTTCTTTGCAGGAGGGAACCATGGTCCCATTAGACCAATATTGTTCAAGcattggaaaagaaaagatcaagaCATCCAAGTTTACGAGTACCTTCCGAAAGGATTATCTTACATTGACTTGATGAGAAAAAGTAAATACTGCCTTTGTCCCAGTGGCTACGAAGTTGCAAGCCCCAGGGTTGTGGAGGCTTTGTACAACGGATGCGTCCCGGTTTTGATATCGAAAGATTACGTGCCGCCGTTTAGCGATGTTTTGGATTGGAAAACGTTTTCGGTGACTGTTCCGATCGAGGAAATATGGGAGTTGAAGAAAAGATTGATGGGGATACCTGAAAGGCAATATAAAAGAATGCAAAAAAGAGTTGTTCAAGTTAAAAGGCATTTTGAGTTGAATTCTACACCAAAGAGATATGATGTTTTTCATATGATACTTCATTCTATTTGGTTGAGAAGATTAAATGTTAGACTTTGGTGA
- the LOC107905339 gene encoding pentatricopeptide repeat-containing protein At5g03800, whose translation MSTIIHPQNHPLPLPLPHHRHLFPTKPPPYPPCSSYLSFPKPKPKSHHHRPLLLASTTAVSCHTLYYKPHICNDVNSLLTLFNLSVQYSDAELAKAVHACSLKLQEDTHLGNSLVLAYLKLGLFNHSLNVFASLSCPNVVTYSSLISGFAKSNQGSKAIELFMKMRTEGIEPNEFTFVAILSACIRVLESELGFQIHGLVVKMGFLDSTFVANALMGFYWKFTGNLRLIFNVFDEMPQRDVASWNTVISCLVKEGMYEKAFELFRVMQGIGCFRADFFTISSILSACEGSNAFMKGKEVHAHAIRTGLEGNLSVNNVLIGLYTQCGRVRDVAVLFESMPIRDVITWTQMITAYMEFGLVDLAMKVFNEMPEKNCISYNALMAGFCKNGEGLKAVKLFIEMVSEGLELTDFSLSSVINACALVMDVKASEQIQGFCLKFGFGSNVCVEAALLDMCIRCGRMADAEKMFRIWPVEHDNSVVCTSMLCGYARNGQPDEAVLFFLRCRLEGTMDLDEVTLTSILGACGTLGFEKMGEQIHCYALKTGFVTDLGVLNSIISTYAKCGNMNDAIKVFDIMPIRDVISWNALIAGHILHRQGDEALAVWSAMEEAGIQPDTITLFLVLSAYRHTNLDLVDDCRKLFLSMRTDYDIEPTSEHHASFVSVLGQWGLLEEAEETIENMTVEPKASVWRALLNSCRIHLNTTIGKRVAKHILAMKPQDPSTYILVSNLYSASGRWHCSETVREDMREKGFRKNPARSWIIHQNNIHPFYTRDKSHPLTKDIYRGLEILVMECQKAGYVPDTSFVLHEVEEHQKKEFLLYHSAKLAATYGILMTKHREPIRIVKNIHMCGDCHTFMKYVSIITKREILVRDASGFHCFRNGQCCCKDYW comes from the coding sequence ATGTCCACCATTATCCATCCCCAAAACCACCCACTGCCACTGCCACTCCCCCACCACCGCCACCTCTTCCCTACTAAACCACCGCCATATCCACCGTGCTCCTCTTATCTCTCCTTCCCCAAACCGAAACCCAAATCCCACCACCACCGCCCCCTCCTCCTCGCTTCCACCACCGCAGTCTCTTGTCACACACTCTACTACAAACCCCACATTTGTAATGACGTTAATTCCTTACTCACTTTGTTTAACCTTTCAGTTCAGTACTCCGACGCTGAATTGGCAAAAGCTGTTCATGCTTGTTCTCTCAAGCTTCAAGAAGACACCCATTTAGGGAATTCTCTTGTTTTAGCTTACCTGAAATTGGGTCTTTTTAACCATTCTCTCAACGTTTTTGCCTCTCTTTCTTGCCCTAATGTAGTAACTTACTCTTCGTTGATTTCGGGTTTTGCGAAATCGAATCAAGGAAGCAAAGCGATAGAACTTTTTATGAAGATGAGGACTGAAGGTATTGAGCCTAATGAGTTCACTTTCGTTGCAATTTTAAGTGCTTGTATTAGGGTTTTGGAGTCAGAATTGGGATTTCAAATTCATGGTTTGGTTGTTAAAATGGGTTTTTTGGATAGCACTTTTGTAGCCAATGCTTTAATGGGGTTTTACTGGAAATTTACTGGGAATTTGAGGCTTATTTTTAATGTGTTCGATGAAATGCCTCAAAGAGATGTTGCATCATGGAATACCGTGATTTCATGTTTAGTGAAGGAAGGGATGTATGAAAAAGCATTTGAACTTTTCCGTGTTATGCAAGGAATTGGTTGTTTTAGAGCTGATTTTTTCACTATTTCCTCTATTCTGAGTGCCTGTGAAGGAAGTAATGCTTTTATGAAAGGCAAAGAAGTTCATGCTCACGCTATTAGAACTGGATTAGAGGGTAATTTGAGTGTGAATAATGTGCTTATCGGACTTTATACTCAATGTGGTAGAGTACGAGATGTTGCGGTTTTGTTTGAGAGCATGCCGATTAGGGATGTTATTACTTGGACTCAAATGATTACTGCCTATATGGAATTCGGGTTAGTGGATTTGGCTATGAAAGTTTTCAATGAGATGCCGGAGAAGAATTGCATTTCTTATAATGCTCTTATGGCGGGATTTTGCAAAAATGGTGAAGGTTTGAAGGCAGTAAAGTTGTTTATTGAAATGGTGTCTGAAGGTTTAGAGTTAACAGATTTCAGTTTGAGTAGCGTTATTAACGCATGTGCGTTGGTCATGGATGTGAAAGCTAGTGAACAAATTCAAGGCTTTTGTCTCAAGTTTGGTTTTGGATCAAATGTTTGTGTCGAAGCAGCATTGTTAGATATGTGCATTAGGTGTGGAAGGATGGCGGATGCTGAGAAAATGTTCCGGATATGGCCAGTTGAACATGATAACTCTGTTGTTTGTACATCGATGTTATGTGGGTATGCTCGAAATGGACAACCTGATGAGGCAGTTTTGTTTTTCCTAAGATGCCGACTAGAAGGAACAATGGATTTGGATGAAGTAACTTTAACTTCCATACTCGGTGCATGTGGAACTTTAGGGTTTGAAAAGATGGGAGAACAAATTCACTGCTATGCTCTTAAAACCGGGTTTGTGACCGATTTGGGAGTGTTAAATTCCATAATTAGCACGTATGCCAAATGTGGAAACATGAATGATGCGATCAAAGTTTTCGATATTATGCCTATTCGTGACGTAATTTCGTGGAATGCTTTGATTGCTGGTCATATTCTTCATAGGCAGGGTGATGAGGCGTTGGCTGTTTGGTCCGCAATGGAGGAAGCAGGGATACAGCCAGATACGATTACTTTGTTTTTAGTTCTTTCGGCTTATCGACACACTAACTTGGATTTAGTTGATGATTGTCGTAAACTATTTCTCTCCATGAGAACTGATTACGACATTGAGCCTACTTCAGAGCATCATGCTTCCTTTGTTAGTGTTTTAGGACAATGGGGTCTTCTCGAAGAAGCCGAAGAAACGATTGAGAATATGACTGTCGAGCCTAAAGCATCCGTTTGGCGTGCATTGCTCAACAGTTGTAGAATTCACTTGAACACAACGATTGGGAAAAGAGTAGCAAAGCACATACTAGCAATGAAGCCACAAGATCCATCAACATACATACTCGTATCAAATCTATACTCCGCATCAGGGAGATGGCATTGCTCCGAAACAGTCAGGGAAGACATGAGAGAAAAGGGTTTCCGGAAAAACCCAGCTCGAAGTTGGatcattcatcaaaacaacattcaCCCATTCTACACAAGGGACAAATCACATCCCCTAACGAAAGACATCTATCGAGGGTTAGAAATACTCGTGATGGAATGCCAAAAAGCTGGGTATGTTCCGGACACAAGCTTCGTCCTTCACGAGGTCGAGGAGCATCAAAAGAAGGAATTCTTGCTGTATCATAGCGCAAAACTAGCAGCAACATATGGGATCTTAATGACCAAACATAGGGAACCCATAAGGATAGTGAAGAACATCCATATGTGTGGAGATTGCCATACATTCATGAAATATGTATCCATTATTACTAAGAGAGAGATTTTGGTGAGGGATGCTTCTGGTTTTCATTGCTTTAGAAATGGGCAGTGTTGTTGTAAAGATTATTGGTGA
- the LOC107905338 gene encoding adenylosuccinate synthetase 2, chloroplastic has product MNCSSLVLDPTPVATSRCSYRRPTLHFQHHRRNFVFCSLKPVASSSLSVAESASSESLNRIGSLSQVSGVLGSQWGDEGKGKLVDILAQHFDIVARCQGGANAGHTIYNSEGKKFALHLVPSGILNEETLCVIGNGVVVHLPGLFKEIDGLEANGVSCKGRILVSDRAHLLFDFHQVVDGLREAELNKSFIGTTRRGIGPAYSSKMNRNGIRVSDLRHMDTFPQKLHNLLSDVTSRFPDFNYTPEMLKEEVENYKRYAERLEPFIADTVHLMNESIAQKKRILVEGGQATMLDIDFGTYPFVTSSSPSAGGICTGLGIAPRVVGDLIGVVKAYTTRVGSGPFPTEILGQGGDILRFAGQEFGTTTGRPRRCGWLDVVALKFCCEINGFSSLNLTKLDVLSDLPEIKLGVAYKHVDGTPVESFPADLQLLEQLKVEYEVLPGWQSDISSIRNYSDLPKAARQYVERIEELVGVPIHYIGVGPGRDALIYK; this is encoded by the exons ATGAATTGCTCATCTCTCGTACTCGACCCCACCCCAGTCGCCACCTCCCGGTGTAGCTACCGGCGGCCCACTCTACACTTTCAACACCACCGCCGTAACTTCGTTTTCTGTTCCTTGAAGCCCGTCGCCTCCTCTTCTTTGAGCGTTGCCGAGTCAGCTTCCAGTGAGTCTCTGAATCGTATCGGTTCGCTGAGTCAGGTTTCCGGTGTGTTGGGATCTCAATGGGGTGATGAAGGCAAAGGCAAGCTTGTTGATATCTTGGCTCAACACTTCGACATCGTTGCTCGCTGTCAG GGTGGAGCGAATGCTGGTCATACAATTTACAATTCAGAGGGAAAGAAGTTTGCCCTTCACCTTGTTCCTTCTGGTATCCTTAACGAGGAGACCCTGTGTGTTATCGGAAATGGGGTGGTAGTACATTTGCCAGGTTTATTCAAAGAAATCGATGGGTTGGAAGCTAATGGGGTTTCTTGCAAAGGGAGGATATTGGTATCTGATCGTGCTCATTTGCTATTTGATTTTCATCAAGTAGTTGATGGATTAAGGGAAGCTGAGCTTAACAAGTCATTTATCGGTACAACTAGAAGAGGGATTGGACCTGCTTACTCGAGCAAGATGAACAGGAATGGCATCAGAGTAAGTGACTTGAGGCACATGGATACTTTCCCTCAGAAGCTTCATAATCTATTATCTGACGTGACTTCAAGGTTCCCGGATTTTAATTATACTCCAGAAATGCTCAAAGAAGAGGTTGAAAACTACAAGAGATATGCCGAGAGGTTGGAGCCTTTCATTGCTGATACTGTGCACCTAATGAATGAATCGATTGCACAGAAGAAGAGGATATTGGTGGAAGGAGGCCAAGCTACTATGCTCGACATTGATTTCGGTACTTATCCTTTTGTAACTTCCTCCAGTCCATCAGCTGGTGGAATCTGCACTGGGCTCGGTATTGCTCCTAGAGTTGTGGGTGATCTAATTGGAGTT GTGAAAGCATATACCACAAGAGTTGGCTCTGGTCCTTTCCCAACCGAAATCCTTGGTCAAGGTGGTGATATCCTTAGGTTTGCCGGGCAGGAGTTTGGCACCACAACTGGCCGCCCTCGTCGTTGTGGTTGGCTCGATGTAGTTGCTCTCAAGTTCTGTTGTGAGATTAACGGCTTTTCTTCTCTAAACCTCACCAAATTGGATGTTTTATCTGATCTTCCGGAAATTAAATTAGGCGTTGCTTATAAACATGTTGATGGTACACCGGTGGAATCGTTCCCAGCTGATCTTCAGCTTCTCGAACAGTTGAAG GTCGAATACGAAGTTTTGCCTGGATGGCAATCCGATATTTCTTCTATCAGAAATTATTCGGATCTTCCGAAAGCTGCACGACAATATGTCGAGAGGATAGAGGAACTTGTTGGTGTGCCTATCCATTACATCGGTGTCGGACCTGGTCGTGATGCTctcatatacaaataa
- the LOC121230365 gene encoding UDP-glucose 4-epimerase GEPI48 isoform X1, protein MSKTILVTGGAGYIGSHTVLQLLLSGYKTVVVDNLDNSSDVALKRVKELAGEFGRNLSFYQVDLRDRAAIQKIFAQTKFDAVIHFAGLKAVGESVSKPLLYHDNNIVGTITLLEVMAAHGCKNLVFSSSATVYGWPKKVPCTEEFPLSAVNPYGRTKLFIEEICRDLRNSDSQWKIILLRYFNPVGAHPSGLIGEDPRGTPNNLMPFVQQVAVGRGQALTVFGKDYSTKDGTGVRDYIHVVDLADGHIAALKKLSDPKIGCDVYNLGTGKGTSVLEMVTAFEKASGKKIPLQIAGRRPGDAEVVYASIKKAETELKWKAKYGIEDMCKDQWNWASKNPFGYGSLESKK, encoded by the exons ATGTCGAAGACTATTTTAGTGACCGGCGGAGCCGGTTATATCGGCAGCCACACGGTGTTGCAGTTGTTGTTAAGCGGTTACAAAACGGTGGTTGTTGATAATCTCGACAATTCCTCAGATGTTGCTCTCAAGAGAGTCAAAGAACTCGCCGGTGAATTCGGCAGGAACCTTTCCTTTTATCAG GTGGACCTTCGTGATAGAGCAGCCATTCAAAAAATATTTGCTCAGACAAA ATTTGATGCTGTGATTCACTTTGCTGGACTAAAAGCAGTTGGTGAAAGTGTAAGTAAACCATTGCTCTATCATGACAACAATATCGTTGGGACAATTACCCTGTTGGAAGTCATGGCTGCACATGGATGTAAAAAT CTTGTCTTTTCATCATCTGCTACTGTTTATGGCTGGCCAAAGAAGGTTCCATGTACAGAAGAGTTCCCCCTGTCTGCAGTGAATCCATACGGACGAACCAAG CTTTTCATTGAAGAGATTTGCCGCGATCTCCGGAATTCTGATTCTCAATGGAAGATCATACTACTAAGATATTTTAATCCAGTTGGTGCTCATCCCAGTGGCCTCATAGGTGAGGATCCCCGGGGTACTCCAAACAATCTCATGCCTTTTGTACAACAAGTTGCTGTTGGTAGGGGGCAAGCATTGACAGTGTTTGGAAAGGATTATTCAACCAAGGATGGTACCGGG GTTCGTGATTACATCCATGTTGTTGATTTAGCAGATGGCCACATTGCTGCATTAAAAAAACTATCTGATCCTAAAATAG GCTGTGACGTATACAACTTGGGAACAGGAAAGGGAACATCAGTTTTAGAAATGGTTACTGCATTTGAAAAGGCATCCGGGAAG AAAATCCCTCTTCAAATAGCCGGACGTCGACCCGGCGATGCCGAAGTCGTTTATGCTTCAATAAAAAAGGCCGAGACTGAATTGAAATGGAA AGCAAAGTATGGCATTGAAGATATGTGCAAGGATCAATGGAACTGGGCCAGTAAGAACCCATTTGGATATGGATCTCTTGAGTCAAAAAAATAG
- the LOC121230365 gene encoding UDP-glucose 4-epimerase GEPI48 isoform X2 → MLLSRESKNSPVNSAGTFPFIRFDAVIHFAGLKAVGESVSKPLLYHDNNIVGTITLLEVMAAHGCKNLVFSSSATVYGWPKKVPCTEEFPLSAVNPYGRTKLFIEEICRDLRNSDSQWKIILLRYFNPVGAHPSGLIGEDPRGTPNNLMPFVQQVAVGRGQALTVFGKDYSTKDGTGVRDYIHVVDLADGHIAALKKLSDPKIGCDVYNLGTGKGTSVLEMVTAFEKASGKKIPLQIAGRRPGDAEVVYASIKKAETELKWKAKYGIEDMCKDQWNWASKNPFGYGSLESKK, encoded by the exons ATGTTGCTCTCAAGAGAGTCAAAGAACTCGCCGGTGAATTCGGCAGGAACCTTTCCTTTTATCAG ATTTGATGCTGTGATTCACTTTGCTGGACTAAAAGCAGTTGGTGAAAGTGTAAGTAAACCATTGCTCTATCATGACAACAATATCGTTGGGACAATTACCCTGTTGGAAGTCATGGCTGCACATGGATGTAAAAAT CTTGTCTTTTCATCATCTGCTACTGTTTATGGCTGGCCAAAGAAGGTTCCATGTACAGAAGAGTTCCCCCTGTCTGCAGTGAATCCATACGGACGAACCAAG CTTTTCATTGAAGAGATTTGCCGCGATCTCCGGAATTCTGATTCTCAATGGAAGATCATACTACTAAGATATTTTAATCCAGTTGGTGCTCATCCCAGTGGCCTCATAGGTGAGGATCCCCGGGGTACTCCAAACAATCTCATGCCTTTTGTACAACAAGTTGCTGTTGGTAGGGGGCAAGCATTGACAGTGTTTGGAAAGGATTATTCAACCAAGGATGGTACCGGG GTTCGTGATTACATCCATGTTGTTGATTTAGCAGATGGCCACATTGCTGCATTAAAAAAACTATCTGATCCTAAAATAG GCTGTGACGTATACAACTTGGGAACAGGAAAGGGAACATCAGTTTTAGAAATGGTTACTGCATTTGAAAAGGCATCCGGGAAG AAAATCCCTCTTCAAATAGCCGGACGTCGACCCGGCGATGCCGAAGTCGTTTATGCTTCAATAAAAAAGGCCGAGACTGAATTGAAATGGAA AGCAAAGTATGGCATTGAAGATATGTGCAAGGATCAATGGAACTGGGCCAGTAAGAACCCATTTGGATATGGATCTCTTGAGTCAAAAAAATAG